A window of Alphaproteobacteria bacterium genomic DNA:
TTCCTACGCATGCATTATCATACCATCTTGTGCCTAGGGTAATATTATTCATACCAGTTATTATTCCCATATCAGAGCCTATCCCTAAACCTCCTACAAAATTAAAACATGCAGATGAGTGATACTGGCTAGCTAAAGAATTAACTCCAGCTTCTGATCCATTCCCTCCATCTAACATCAAGCCATTATAATTTCCATCTATGACCTCTGCTTTTTGCATATGTAGCCAAGCATAAGAATTTTCTGAGCTATATTCTACTAAATTATCTGAATCTCCATCTGTAACATCACTAAAAAATGCTGTGGCATTAGAAAAATCGCCAGGATAAGCTTCATATGAGGCAAAAAAAGTATTTATAGCAGATTTAAGTGACTCTGTTTCCTGAATTACTTTTCTTAATTTGCTATTTGCGATTAATTTAGAGCTTCCAGAGACTGTTGCAACTAATAAACCTATTACTATCAATACTATTGATAGCTCAACTAAACTAAACCCAGACTTTTTCATTTTTTTCTAATTTAACTTACTTTTTTATAAATATCGCCACCTTCTTCTTTAAACTTTGCTGACATATCTTTTAAACCTTTTTTAATCTCAGCTTGACTAAGAGCTTGATTATGTTTTCTTGCATAATCTCTAACTTCTTCTGAAATTTTCATAGAACAAAATTTAGGTCCACACATAGAGCAGAAATGAGCTAATTTTGCTCCATCAGCAGGTAAAGTTTCATCATGATAAGAGCGTGCTAATTCTGGGTCTAAAGCTAGATTAAACTGATCCTCCCAACGAAATTCAAATCTTGCTTTGGATAGTTCGTCATCTCGTAATTGTGCTGCGGGGTGACCTTTGGCTAAGTCAGCCGCGTGCGCTGCGATTTTATAGGTTACTACTCCTGTTCTAACATCGTCTTTATTGGGCAAACCTAAATGTTCTTTAGGCGTAACATAACAAAGCATTGCTGTACCATACCAACCAATTTGCGCTGCACCAATAGCAGAAGTTATATGATCATAAGCAGGAGCTATATCAGTAGTTAAGGGACCCAATGTATAAAAAGGTGCTTCTTTACAGTATTTTAACTGCTTATCCATATTTTCTTTAATTAAATGCATAGGAACATGCCCAGGACCCTCAATCATAACCTGACAGTCATTTTTAAGCGCAATATCTGTTAATTCCCCTAAAGTTTCCAATTCGGCAAATTGAGCTGCATCATTTGCGTCTGCAATAGAACCGGGCCTCAAACCATCTCCAAGTGAAAAGCTTACATCATAACTTTTCATTATTTTGCATATTTCTTCAAAATGCGTATAAAGAAAATTTTCGCTATGATGTGCTAAGCACCACTTAGCCATAATAGAACCTCCACGCGACACAATTCCTGTCACTCTTTTTTCAGTAAGATGAATATATTTTAATCTAACACCTGCATGAATGGTAAAATAATCAACACCTTGTTCTGCCTGCTCTATTAAAGTGTCTCGGTAAACCTCCCAGCTTAAATCCTCAACCACACCATCTACTTTTTCTAAGGCTTGATATATTGGAACTGTACCTACTGGCACAGCAGAATTTCTAATAATCCACTCTCTTATAGAATGAATATCTTTACCTGTTGATAAATCCATAATATTATCAGCACCCCATCTAGTTGCCCACACCATTTTTTCCACCTCTTCTTTAGCAGAAGATAAAATAGCAGAATTACCAATATTTGCATTTATCTTAACTAAAAAATTCTTACCAATAATCATTGGCTCAGCTTCTGGGTGATTGATATTAGCTGGAATTATGGCTCTACCTTCCGCGATTTCTTTTCTTACAAACTCTCCATCTATTAAATTTGGAAATTTAGCAGAAAAAGGCTCTCCACCTTGACTAAATTCAGATTTAACAGCTTCTGTTCTACCTAAATTCTCTCTAATTGCTACATATTCCATTTCTTTGGTTATTATACCAGCTTTTGCATAAGCTAATTGTGTAACTGCTAGATTTTTTTTTGCTTTTAAAACTTCTATCTTATCTCTTTTGAAACGCTCTATTTTAGAGATGTGGCTCAGCGAAACTCCATCATCTTTTGGATTATACGCTCTTCCCTGAATAGTTTCAACATCACCTCTTTCTTTAACCCATTTTGCTCTGATGGGGTTAATACCTTCTCGAATATCAATTTTTGCTGTTTCATCAGTATAAGGGCCTGAAGTATCATATACATTGAAGTTTCTAGGAGAATCTTTTTGATCAATTGCAATTTGTCTTAAAGCTACTTTAACATCAGGAAATTTACTACTAGTAACATAATGTTTTTTAGAATTAGGAAATTGTTTTGGTGCAATGTTATTTGCTGAGAAATTTTTATCGGTCATATTTAAATATTTTAATCTTGCTTATTTTAATGCCAAATTGTTCAAATTACCACCGCAATTTAAAAATAAATTACTTAATCATTTTGCAAAGCCAATTTAAAACTCTTTTTGGCTAAGAGGTATAAAAGGGGAAGTAAAGCTAAATTAAGCAAAAACATATATTCTAAGTAATTTATAACTTTAGTTGGATCATTGGATAAAAAGATATTTTTTAAAGTTGCCATAATAAATATAATTTCTGGAATAAGTAAGGGTAAAACTATGATATAAATCAGAAATGCTTTATAATTAGCTATTTTAAAAGTAAATATACTACCTAAAAAGCAAAATGCTGAAATTAAAGGCAGCATGGCACCAGTAATAAAAACAAATGTTTTTATCTCAATAAAATTCAATGCTAAACTATATAAAATTAAAGGCGAAGTAAGTAATAAAAAATAGACAAAAATTAAAAAACTAAAATATTTAGCTAAAATAATCTTATCTAAATCTCTATCATACAGATATAATTGCTCTAATACTCCATCTTTGAAATCTTCTTTTAAATTTTTCTCAACTATCATTAAAATTGCTAAAATCAAAATAGTTAGAATAATTCCTGCCGCATAGATTTTTTGTTCTGAAAAATCAAAATCAACAGCAAAAACAAAAATAGTTGCAGTAATAATAAAGAAGAAAAGATTAAATATTAAATCTTGAAACTGCTTTAATTGTTTTTTTAGTTCAAATAAGAGCATAATTTTATTTATAATCAGCGATAGAAAAATTTAAAACATCCATAAAATTATTTTTTTTATGTGAGGTTAAAATTACAATACCACCATCATTTACTTTGGCTGAAATTAAGTGCTGTAATTTTTGTTTATTCATTTCATCTAGGTTACTAAAAGGCTCATCTAAAAGCCATATTTTTCCTGGATTTACCATTAATTTGGCTAAAGATACTAATCTTTTTTGGCCAGCTGAAAGACTGTAAATATTTTTATTTTGCAAATCATGCAAATTAAAGTAACTAAGAGCTGCATTAATTAAAGTTTCATTGTGACTTAATTTTGCCCACAAGCTAATATTTTCGTTTACGCTAAAATATTCTTTTAATGCATTTTTATGACCTAAATATCTAATTTCTTCATATGGCTTTGGTACATCATAAATTATTTTACCACTATCAAATTCTTTTAACCCAGCTAATACTCGTAAAAGAGTGGTCTTACCCGAGCCATTGACACCATGTAAATTTACAATCGCTCCACCTAAAAAACTTACTGATAGGTTCTGACATAAGGTCAAATCGCCTTGTAATATTGAAACATTTTCAAGTGAAAGCATAAGTTAACGATAAAAGCTCTAGCAAAAAACAATTAAATTGACTATACTAATATTAAGAACACTAGCATAAAAAATCATGATAGATCAAAAATTAATTTCTTCACTAAAAATAAATAAAAAAGAATATTTTTATTTAGATTTTAACAAAGTTTCAACCAACTACAACTTGGAAACAGACAAATTACCTATAACTTTAAGAATATTATTAGAAAATTCACTCAGAAATGTAAAAAAAACAGAAGAGACTGAACTAATAATAAGCAAATTTAAAGATTGGCTAGAAAAAGCTCATAATCCTGAAGAGATCCTTTATTATCCTTCACGAATTTTAATGCAAGATTTCACTGGCGTACCAGCCGTAGTTGATTTAGCTGCTATGCGTTATGCAGTAAACAAAAACGGTGCTAATCCTAAAAAAATAAACCCTATCTCGCCAGTAGATCTAGTTATTGATCATTCTATACAGGTTGATAAATATGGAACTGCCACATCACTAGAGCAAAATACAGAGTTAGAAATTCAGCGAAATTATGAGCGATATGAGTTCTTAAAATGGGGTCAAACAGCTTTTGATAATTTTAGAGCTGTACCACCTGGAACTGGTATTTGTCATCAGGTAAATTTAGAATATTTAGCACCAGTTATTGGCACCAGGGAAATTTCAGGAAAAGATTATCTTATTCCAGACACTTTAGTAGGTACAGACTCACATACTACGATGATAAATGGTATTGGTGTACTTGGCTGGGGTGTTGGCGGAATAGAAGCAGAGGCAGCCATGCTGGGTAAAGCCATATCAATGTTAATTCCAGATGTAGTAGGTTTTAAATTAACTGGAAAATTAGCAGAAGGTATAACAGCAACTGATTTAGTTTTAACAATAACACAAAAATTACGTGAAACCGGCGTAGTTGGCAAATTTGTTGAATTTTACGGCGATGCTTTAGATAATTTATCCGTTGCAGATCGCGCAACAATTGCGAACATGTCTCCTGAATTTGGTTCCACCTGTGGTTATTTTCCAATAGATGATAAAACTTTAGCTTATTTATATTTAAGTGGCAGGTCGGAAGAGCAAATTGAACTAGTAAAAGAATATGCTAAAATAAACCATTTATGGCGTAGTGATCAGGTTCAAAAATATAGCAATAGCATAGAGTTAGATTTAAACATAGTTGAAGCAAGTTTAGCTGGACCAAAAAGACCACAAGATTTGGTTAAATTAAGTGATATAAGCAACAACTTTAAAACTAATGCTGGGGCAATAAATTTTACGCAGAAATTCCCAGTTAAAGAGCATAATTATGAATTACAAAATGGTAATATTGTAATTGCTGCTATAACTTCATGCACTAATACATCTAATCCATCTGTAATGCTTGCAGCTGGCTTAGTTGCGAAAAAAGCTTTAGAAAAAGGTTTAAAACCAAAACCTTATGTTAAAACTTCTTTAGGGCCAGGTTCGCAAGTAGTTGCAGCATATTACAAAAAATCAGGCTTACAAAAATACCTTGATGAATTTGGCTTCAATATAGTAGGTTTTGGTTGCACTACTTGTATTGGTAATTCTGGGCCCTTAAAAGCTGAAATAGAAGAAACCATTAAAAATGATAATTTGCATGTAGCTTCTATATTATCAGGTAATAGGAATTTTGAGGGAAGAGTTCACCCTTTAACTAAGTCTAATTATTTAGCCTCCCCTCCTCTTATTGTGGCTTATAGTATTTTGGGCACCGTAACAAAAGATATTACTACAGAATCACTAGGTACTGACCAAGATGGAAATGAAGTATATTTGCGTGATATTTGGCCAAGTAATCAAGAAATTAGTGAAGCGGTTAGTTCTTGCGTTACAAGAGAAATGTTTATTGAAAAATATCAATCTGTATTTGATGGCGAAGCTGGCTGGCAAGCAATTAAAGTCAAAGACAGTGAAACTTATGAATGGAATGAAAATAGCACCTACATTCAAAACCCACCATTTTTTGAACATAATCAAAAACTGACTAATATTAATAATGCTAATATTTTAGCTTTATTTGGTGATTCAATCACTACAGATCATATTTCACCTGCAGGTGCTATTGCAGGAAATAGCCCAGCAGCTGAGTATCTAGCTCTAAATGGCATAGCACCACAAGATTTTAATTCTTATGGCTCGAGAAGAGGTAATCATGAAGTTATGATGCGCGGTACTTTTGCAAATATCAGAATTAAAAATGAAATGATGCAAGGCAAAGAAGGTGGTTACACAGTTTTTGCGGGCAGTGAAACCAACATATATGACGCTGCTATGCAACATAAATTAAACAACACCCCTTTAGTTATTGTAGCTGGCAAAGAATATGGTACAGGTTCGTCGAGGGACTGGGCGGCGAAAGGCACATTTTTACTTGGGGTTAAAGCGGTTATTGCTGAAAGTTTTGAACGAATACATCGTTCAAATTTGGTTGGTATGGCTGTGTTACCTCTAATGTTTCAAGATAATGTGAATCGCAAATCACTAAAATTAAATGGCAGCGAAACTATAACTATTACTGATTTAGATAAAATCACTCCACTTGGCGAAGTTGTAGCATTAATAAAATATCAAAATGGTGTTGAAACTGAGATAAAGTTAACGGTAAGAATTGACACACCATATGAGATGGAAAACTTTGTTAATGGTGGCGTTTTAAATTCTGTAGTTAAGCAATTTTCGGCAAAATAATTTTATAATTAGCTAAATTATTTTTAACAGGTGCGAAGCTTTTGCGATGATGCAAAGTTATGCCATGTTTTTCTATTGCGTTGAGATGGGCTTTAGTGCCATAGCCTGAGTTGCTGTGCCAATCATATTGTGGATATTCTTGTGCTAAATCGTACATAATTTTATCTCTAATTACTTTAGCAATAATTGATGCAGCAGCTATTGAGTTAGAAATATTATCACCTTTTACTACTGGTGTTACATTCTCTTTATTAAGCATTTTGTGATTTCCATCAACAAGATAATGATTTGGCTTAATTTCCAATCTATTTATCGCATTTGACATCGCTTTTTTAGTAGCATTAAAAATATTTAATTGATCCACTTCCTTAGCATCTATGATTGCAAAATTATAACATATATTTTTATCAGAAGTTAACTTTAAATATAATTGTTCTCTTTTCTTAGCTGTTAGTTTCTTTGAATCTTGTAAATCATTTATGTAAGATACATTATAAGTTAAAAAGATTACCGCTGCTGCAACCACAGGGCCTGCTAATGGACCCCGACCAACTTCATCTATTCCGGCTATATAGCCGTTATGTTCTTGTTCTAAATTAAAATTTGGCATATATGCTAGCTATGTTGCTTAAAATATGTTATAATATTTTTCTAATGTTTTTCTTAATTAGGGTTTTACAATGAGAATTAAAATATTGCTATTATTTCTATTAGTTTCTTGTACTAAAGACCTTATTTTAGAAGAAAAAACTAAAATTATTAAAAATGAAGATTATTTTTCTGCTTTAGCAGAGGGCTATAAAGAGCTATCTCGTCTTGAAAGAATTGAATTTGACTGGGTTGACACTGAATATTTTGCACAAAAAGGTATTGATGCCTATAATAAAAAAGTTTTAATTCCAGCTAGCCCATATAGCAGAGAGATAGCAGATCAGTTAACTTTGAGAGAGTTGTTAAATGCCTACACTTCTTTGATAGAGTTATTAATTTCAGCGGATTTAGATGTAAAATATAACTATCCATTACGAGCAGCAAGGTTACAAATATTATATGATTATTGGTTAGAACAGGCAGAAGAAGATTGGCAAAAAGAACAAATAAATCGTTTCCGAGATGAGTTCTGGGCAAGCTTTGAAAGTTTAGTTGCAACAGAAAAACTTGCAAAAATAAAAGAGCAAGAGACTATTTTAGCTAAAAAATATTTCACTATATACTTCTCTGAGCCAAATAATATCTTAGATAAATATGCTCTAGAGGAAATGAATGATTTTAACTTTAGAATAATGAATAGCTTAAATGATTACCGAATTATTATAGAAAAT
This region includes:
- a CDS encoding type II secretion system protein yields the protein MKKSGFSLVELSIVLIVIGLLVATVSGSSKLIANSKLRKVIQETESLKSAINTFFASYEAYPGDFSNATAFFSDVTDGDSDNLVEYSSENSYAWLHMQKAEVIDGNYNGLMLDGGNGSEAGVNSLASQYHSSACFNFVGGLGIGSDMGIITGMNNITLGTRWYDNACVGSILIPRNAEFLDLKLDDGSPVNGSIRSVGGQIDPSTSVSSGSANYSTECLLSDEYNTLDGDEECILTFLF
- the thiC gene encoding phosphomethylpyrimidine synthase ThiC, which translates into the protein MTDKNFSANNIAPKQFPNSKKHYVTSSKFPDVKVALRQIAIDQKDSPRNFNVYDTSGPYTDETAKIDIREGINPIRAKWVKERGDVETIQGRAYNPKDDGVSLSHISKIERFKRDKIEVLKAKKNLAVTQLAYAKAGIITKEMEYVAIRENLGRTEAVKSEFSQGGEPFSAKFPNLIDGEFVRKEIAEGRAIIPANINHPEAEPMIIGKNFLVKINANIGNSAILSSAKEEVEKMVWATRWGADNIMDLSTGKDIHSIREWIIRNSAVPVGTVPIYQALEKVDGVVEDLSWEVYRDTLIEQAEQGVDYFTIHAGVRLKYIHLTEKRVTGIVSRGGSIMAKWCLAHHSENFLYTHFEEICKIMKSYDVSFSLGDGLRPGSIADANDAAQFAELETLGELTDIALKNDCQVMIEGPGHVPMHLIKENMDKQLKYCKEAPFYTLGPLTTDIAPAYDHITSAIGAAQIGWYGTAMLCYVTPKEHLGLPNKDDVRTGVVTYKIAAHAADLAKGHPAAQLRDDELSKARFEFRWEDQFNLALDPELARSYHDETLPADGAKLAHFCSMCGPKFCSMKISEEVRDYARKHNQALSQAEIKKGLKDMSAKFKEEGGDIYKKVS
- the ccmA gene encoding heme ABC exporter ATP-binding protein CcmA, coding for MLSLENVSILQGDLTLCQNLSVSFLGGAIVNLHGVNGSGKTTLLRVLAGLKEFDSGKIIYDVPKPYEEIRYLGHKNALKEYFSVNENISLWAKLSHNETLINAALSYFNLHDLQNKNIYSLSAGQKRLVSLAKLMVNPGKIWLLDEPFSNLDEMNKQKLQHLISAKVNDGGIVILTSHKKNNFMDVLNFSIADYK
- the acnA gene encoding aconitate hydratase AcnA → MIDQKLISSLKINKKEYFYLDFNKVSTNYNLETDKLPITLRILLENSLRNVKKTEETELIISKFKDWLEKAHNPEEILYYPSRILMQDFTGVPAVVDLAAMRYAVNKNGANPKKINPISPVDLVIDHSIQVDKYGTATSLEQNTELEIQRNYERYEFLKWGQTAFDNFRAVPPGTGICHQVNLEYLAPVIGTREISGKDYLIPDTLVGTDSHTTMINGIGVLGWGVGGIEAEAAMLGKAISMLIPDVVGFKLTGKLAEGITATDLVLTITQKLRETGVVGKFVEFYGDALDNLSVADRATIANMSPEFGSTCGYFPIDDKTLAYLYLSGRSEEQIELVKEYAKINHLWRSDQVQKYSNSIELDLNIVEASLAGPKRPQDLVKLSDISNNFKTNAGAINFTQKFPVKEHNYELQNGNIVIAAITSCTNTSNPSVMLAAGLVAKKALEKGLKPKPYVKTSLGPGSQVVAAYYKKSGLQKYLDEFGFNIVGFGCTTCIGNSGPLKAEIEETIKNDNLHVASILSGNRNFEGRVHPLTKSNYLASPPLIVAYSILGTVTKDITTESLGTDQDGNEVYLRDIWPSNQEISEAVSSCVTREMFIEKYQSVFDGEAGWQAIKVKDSETYEWNENSTYIQNPPFFEHNQKLTNINNANILALFGDSITTDHISPAGAIAGNSPAAEYLALNGIAPQDFNSYGSRRGNHEVMMRGTFANIRIKNEMMQGKEGGYTVFAGSETNIYDAAMQHKLNNTPLVIVAGKEYGTGSSRDWAAKGTFLLGVKAVIAESFERIHRSNLVGMAVLPLMFQDNVNRKSLKLNGSETITITDLDKITPLGEVVALIKYQNGVETEIKLTVRIDTPYEMENFVNGGVLNSVVKQFSAK
- a CDS encoding ribonuclease HII is translated as MPNFNLEQEHNGYIAGIDEVGRGPLAGPVVAAAVIFLTYNVSYINDLQDSKKLTAKKREQLYLKLTSDKNICYNFAIIDAKEVDQLNIFNATKKAMSNAINRLEIKPNHYLVDGNHKMLNKENVTPVVKGDNISNSIAAASIIAKVIRDKIMYDLAQEYPQYDWHSNSGYGTKAHLNAIEKHGITLHHRKSFAPVKNNLANYKIILPKIA